CTGATTAtatgaataaaattaatttaatcttGTGAATACTAAATTAGTAACAACAAGACTAGCAAGAGAACAAAGGGTCATGCCTTCGTGttcgaaattaaataaatagaataaaattcattaatacaacaaaataaataagcTTATCTCAGAACAAGGCCAAGAATCCAAGAAGAAGGCCAACAACACTGAACACGCCGGTGAGCTTAGCAGCACCACTACTAGGAGCAACAGCGGGGCCGCCAGATGGAGAAGGAGCCGGAGAGAAAGCAGAGCTACGAGGAGAGACGACGACAAGGCGTAGCTTCTGACCCTTCTGACAGTGACCCTCTTTTCCACTGATGAAGTATACAGGACCTGGTTGTTCAAGCTTCACCTTGGTGTTCCCATCATTGTGGCTAGCTTTCGGGCTCGTGGTGTTGCATTTCTCGTAACTCTCTCTTGTCACTTGAAGCACCGAGTCTTTACCCGCTTCGTAGCTGAAAACTGGAATAAACATGTGCCAATGTCATAAACAGAGTAATATTCAAGAGTGCAAAAAGAGAAAGTGATGAGGCATTGAAGGTATACCGAGAATGTCACCGACTTTGAAGCGAGCCATTTGAGCCCATTCGTTGAATGAgtaagaagaggaaggagggaTCTTCCAGTCACCTGATTTTCCACCGACTGTAACCTCATTTGCCTTTACAGAcaataagaagaagaatgagatgcaaaagaaaatgatgaccagaagagaagaagaagaagccatctGTTTCAAATTTAACACCTCAAAAGTGTTAGTATGTGTACGTCTGAATGTGTTGGAG
The window above is part of the Brassica napus cultivar Da-Ae chromosome C3, Da-Ae, whole genome shotgun sequence genome. Proteins encoded here:
- the LOC106384791 gene encoding early nodulin-like protein 1, whose protein sequence is MASSSSLLVIIFFCISFFFLLSVKANEVTVGGKSGDWKIPPSSSYSFNEWAQMARFKVGDILVFSYEAGKDSVLQVTRESYEKCNTTSPKASHNDGNTKVKLEQPGPVYFISGKEGHCQKGQKLRLVVVSPRSSAFSPAPSPSGGPAVAPSSGAAKLTGVFSVVGLLLGFLALF